One region of Mucilaginibacter gotjawali genomic DNA includes:
- a CDS encoding electron transfer flavoprotein subunit beta/FixA family protein — MKILVCISQVPDTSTKAVLRDNNTAVESNGVTYIINPYDEWYGLIRAIELKETGIAGEIDLVTVGKANTEPVIRKALALGGDKAIRIDADSNDPYLTAVYIADYAKSENYDLILCGKESIDYNNGTVGSMLAELLDMDYIGFATEIKTEGNTAIVKREIEGGEETDTCNFPLVISCQKGVAEARIPNMRGIMAARTRPLNVITPAAIEPVTSILSYELPPAKAGVKLVDPADMDQLVELLHTEAKVI, encoded by the coding sequence ATGAAGATATTAGTGTGCATCAGCCAGGTGCCGGATACCAGTACAAAAGCTGTTTTGAGAGACAACAATACCGCCGTTGAAAGCAACGGGGTTACCTACATCATCAACCCGTATGACGAATGGTACGGGCTTATCCGCGCTATCGAATTAAAGGAAACCGGCATCGCCGGCGAAATCGACCTGGTAACCGTAGGTAAGGCCAATACTGAACCGGTTATCCGGAAAGCACTGGCCCTGGGCGGCGATAAGGCCATCAGGATAGATGCTGATAGTAATGACCCTTATTTAACCGCAGTTTATATCGCAGATTATGCCAAAAGCGAGAATTACGACCTGATTCTTTGCGGAAAGGAATCAATAGATTATAACAACGGCACCGTTGGTTCCATGCTGGCTGAATTGCTCGACATGGATTACATCGGCTTTGCCACCGAAATTAAAACGGAAGGAAATACAGCTATCGTAAAAAGAGAGATTGAAGGCGGCGAAGAAACCGACACCTGTAATTTCCCTCTGGTGATCTCCTGTCAAAAAGGGGTTGCAGAGGCCCGGATACCTAATATGCGGGGCATTATGGCCGCGCGCACCCGGCCGCTGAACGTGATAACACCTGCAGCTATTGAACCTGTTACCTCTATTTTGTCGTACGAACTTCCGCCCGCCAAAGCAGGTGTAAAATTAGTTGATCCTGCTGACATGGATCAACTGGTAGAACTGTTGCATACCGAGGCCAAAGTAATTTGA
- a CDS encoding electron transfer flavoprotein subunit alpha/FixB family protein produces MSVIVFVEHDGGVIKKKNFEAVQYASGIAQKTGATVTAVILGTIADAEIEKLGAYGAQKVLHVDDNRLDELHPRAYTTALLTAIEKEDAKIIVALNDINGRAVAPRVAVKLKAGLVAGALTYPDMEKGFLIKKAVYSGKAFAYVNITSDTKVIMLMPNTFPVAKTEGKATIEKLPVNFGDKDFGIKVKEVSKVTGEVSLSDAALVVSGGRGMKGPENWYLIEDLAKELGAATACSRPVSDADWRPHHEHVGQTGGTIRPDLYIAVGISGAIQHLAGVNGSKTIVVINRDPEAPFFKAANYGVIGDAMEVLPRLTEAVKKFKLHK; encoded by the coding sequence ATGTCTGTAATTGTTTTTGTTGAACATGATGGCGGGGTCATCAAAAAGAAAAATTTCGAAGCGGTTCAGTATGCCTCGGGCATAGCCCAAAAAACCGGCGCTACCGTAACTGCGGTGATCCTTGGCACTATTGCTGACGCTGAAATTGAAAAACTGGGAGCATATGGCGCACAAAAAGTATTGCATGTTGATGATAACCGGCTGGATGAACTACATCCCCGCGCCTACACAACAGCCCTGTTAACAGCCATTGAAAAAGAAGACGCGAAAATAATTGTCGCCCTGAATGATATCAACGGCAGGGCAGTTGCGCCACGGGTAGCCGTAAAATTAAAGGCGGGCCTGGTAGCAGGCGCGCTCACCTACCCCGATATGGAGAAGGGTTTTCTGATAAAAAAAGCAGTTTACTCCGGTAAAGCGTTTGCTTATGTAAATATCACCAGCGATACAAAGGTGATCATGCTAATGCCCAATACTTTCCCAGTCGCCAAAACAGAGGGTAAAGCCACCATTGAAAAATTGCCGGTAAATTTTGGCGATAAGGATTTCGGCATAAAAGTAAAAGAAGTAAGTAAAGTAACCGGCGAAGTATCGCTTTCAGATGCGGCTTTGGTCGTGTCCGGTGGACGTGGGATGAAAGGCCCCGAAAACTGGTACCTGATTGAAGATTTAGCCAAAGAGCTGGGCGCGGCAACCGCCTGCTCGCGCCCGGTGTCCGACGCCGATTGGCGGCCCCATCACGAGCATGTGGGCCAAACCGGCGGCACTATCCGCCCCGACCTGTACATTGCGGTCGGCATTTCAGGCGCTATCCAGCACCTGGCAGGCGTAAACGGTTCCAAAACAATTGTGGTCATCAACCGCGACCCTGAAGCACCGTTTTTTAAAGCAGCAAATTATGGCGTTATTGGCGATGCCATGGAGGTTTTGCCAAGGCTGACCGAAGCAGTTAAAAAATTCAAACTACATAAATAA
- a CDS encoding acyl-CoA thioesterase → MTFFYEGQVLWAQIDANQHMRHTAYGDFGAQARLGLLEYLGLTPAVLYGHKVGPVLFREELIYLREIGINEHIKVTCEIIKSRPDGSRWSMRQELYRGDGVKAAIIVADGAWIDMEKRKLAILPPDLIDLFKHAPKSHDYIEEPNKPVIS, encoded by the coding sequence ATGACTTTTTTTTATGAAGGGCAAGTATTATGGGCGCAGATAGATGCTAACCAGCATATGCGGCACACTGCTTACGGTGATTTCGGTGCACAGGCCAGGTTAGGCTTGCTGGAGTACCTGGGCTTAACGCCGGCTGTGCTTTATGGCCACAAAGTCGGGCCGGTACTATTCAGGGAAGAGTTGATTTACCTGCGCGAGATCGGCATCAATGAGCATATAAAAGTAACCTGTGAAATTATAAAATCGCGTCCTGATGGTTCCCGTTGGTCAATGCGGCAGGAGCTTTACCGCGGGGATGGCGTAAAAGCGGCTATTATTGTTGCTGACGGCGCGTGGATCGATATGGAAAAACGAAAGCTTGCCATACTGCCACCTGACCTAATTGATTTATTTAAGCACGCCCCCAAAAGTCACGATTATATCGAAGAACCCAATAAACCCGTTATATCTTAA
- a CDS encoding acyl-CoA-binding protein, with translation MELKEAFDNAVAASKTLPARPDNETLLQLYSLFKQATEGDINTGNPPGMFDFVAKAKYDAWLKLKGTPPENAMEQYISLVKQLGEN, from the coding sequence ATGGAACTAAAAGAAGCATTTGACAACGCAGTTGCGGCAAGTAAAACCCTGCCCGCCCGCCCCGATAACGAAACTTTATTGCAACTCTACAGCTTGTTTAAACAGGCCACTGAAGGCGATATCAACACCGGTAACCCGCCGGGGATGTTTGATTTTGTAGCCAAAGCCAAATACGACGCCTGGTTAAAATTAAAAGGAACGCCCCCTGAAAATGCCATGGAGCAGTACATCAGCCTGGTAAAGCAACTCGGTGAAAATTAA